Below is a genomic region from Miscanthus floridulus cultivar M001 chromosome 1, ASM1932011v1, whole genome shotgun sequence.
CGGCGGCGGAACTTCCTGTTCCCCGCCCAATATGCCATCTATGGTACGATAGCGCAGCTGCTCGTCGTTGTGATAAGTGTCCAGCCGTTCCTCATCATCTTCCAAGGGAGTCACGTGCTCCACttgtgggctggctggagctggtggtggtgAAGGCGTTCTGGATGTCTCAGACACCTCTTCTCCTGCATCAAGCACCGATTCTGCTGCTGGGAAAGCTTCAGGTGAGGCAGAATGGGGCTGAGGAGATGAGTGTGACTGCACTGAACCTCCAGCTCCAGGGACTTCTTCCTCCCAAGGAAATTCCACCACAAAATCACTACCAGCTGCCCCAGACGTACCTGCTGCTGGTGATGTCCAATCCCAACCTCTTCCTTCCTCAAAAACCACATCTCGGCTGACACGTACACGCTGAGATGCTGGATCAAAAACTCGATAGGCTTTGGCTCCTtcagcatagccaataaatactccAGCTTCACCACGATCATCAAGTTTCCTGAGCTGAGACAAACGGCGAGTATATGCCACACAACCAAACACCTTCAGATGGCCAACAGTGGGTGCTCGGCCATGCCATGCTTCATAGGGAGTGACATCACCTAGAGCCTTGGTTGGTGACCGATTCAGAATATGCACAGCAGTCATCACTGCCTCCCCCCAAAACTTGGCTGGCATCTGGCGCTGCTTGAGTAAGGCACGTGCCATGGCCACCACGGTTTGATTTCTACGCTCCAtcacgccattctgctgtggtgAATGAGGAGCATTGTAATGCCTTTTGACTCCTTCATTGGCCCAATAAGCAGCAAATTCTGCAACAGTAAACTCTCCTCCATTATTTGTGCGCAGAACTTTCAGTTTACGCCCACTCTCCACCTCTGCAGCAGCCTTCACCTTCTTGATAGCATCTGCTGCAGCATCCTTAGATGACAACAGCACTGCCCACATGAATCGTGTGGCATCATCTACAAGCAGCAGAATATAGCGATTACCTGCCGAAGTTGCTGGTGTAACTGGCCCACAGAGATCACCATGCACCAATTCAAGGTGATCCTGAGCACGATATGTTGCTGCAGCAGGAAATGATCGCCTCCTCTGTTTGGTGGTGACACAAGTGTCacacacttgctcaacatgatcgATCTTTGGCATCCCTCTTGCCATTTCCTCCTTGCCAAGCCTCCGCAGGGCCTCAAAATTCAGATGCCCAAAACGCTCATGCCATTGCCACGCCTCCTCATCCCTGCGCGCAGCAAGACACACTGGCTGTGCTGTCTTCATATGCAGTACATACAGCCGGTTCGTGCCACGCCTCACCTTGGCCAGTAGGCGACCGCTGCTGCGTTCCCAAATCCGCAGTACTCCATCATCAATCACCACCTTTGAGCCATTCTCATCAAGTTGACCGAGGCTCATGATCGAGTTCTTCAACGCCGGAATGAAAGAAACTCCATGAAGAACACGATGCTCACCAGTCTTTGCTTCAAAAACAATTGAGCCAACGCCCTTGATTTCCACCTTGGACGCGTCCCCGAACCGAACCGTGCCTCGAACGTCCGTGTTCAGGTCTGAAAACAGGTCACGCCGCCCAGTCATGTGGTGTGTTGCGCCTGAATCAAGGTACCAGCCGCCAGCCATCTCTTCATCATCTGCTCCCAGATAAGCACGCGCACGTGGCTCAAAGAACTCAACGCGCTGCGCTGTATAGTTGAGCTCCGGCGTGCTCTGTTCCATCTCAATGAAGCCGTGAGACAGAAACAGAGCCGCATCTTCCTCACACTCAGCAAACTGGGCACGCCCTTCATGTCCTCCTTGCTGCCCAGCTTGGTTACCGCCGCCACGGCCTCCTCCACGGTTTCCGCCGCCGCGTCCACCACGAtttcctcccccgccgccgcgctCTGTTCCATCACGGCGCGGCTGGGGACATTCACGCGCCCAATGCCCTTCCTGATGGCAGTTGAGGCACGTGTTGGGGCCAACACGGCCGGCGCCATTGCCTTCTCCACGTCCGCCGCCACGGCCAGCACCTCTGCCCCGTCCGCGTCCACCTCCGCGGCTgcgtcctccgccaccgccgcgctgGTTCTTGAAACCAGAACCGCCAGCTTCTTCTGcgcctttcttctccttcctcaAACGCGCACGCCACTGCTCCTCAGTGTACAGCAGCTTGCCGTTGATGGACACCGGCTCTGTCACAGCTTGCGCTTCACGGTCATCCACCGCCTTGAGCCTTCCTGTCACCTCTTCAAGCGTGAGCGCCTCGAAGTCGAGGAACTGCTCAATGGCGACGACGATCTGCGCGTACTTGGTCGGCACCGTGCGCAGAAACTTTTCCACGACACGCGCCTCATCGATGTCCCTGTCTCCATGAAGCACCAGCTGCTGGTGCAGAGTTGACAGCCGTAGGGCAAAATCCTCCACCGGCTCGCCAGGCTTGACGTCAATGTTCTCCCACTCCCGACGCAGTCGCTGCAACGTCGCTCGGCGGACCCTGTCCACACCGATACGAGTCGCAGCGATGGCATCCCATGCCTCTTTTGCTGTCGCCTTGTCGAGGAGCGGGAGCTCCAACTCCTTGGGCACAGCAGCGACGATCACCTCCAGAGCTCGCCTGTCGTCGCGAAACTGCACTGGGCCTCCTTCGACAGCTTCCCAGAGGTCGCGCGcctgcatcctgagcttcatcgtCTGGCTCCACTCATAATAATTGGTCTTGTCCAGCATTGGCCATGATGTGCCGCTGCCGGAATCGCGGTAGACCACCCTGCCTTGCGGCGACTCATAGCGACCGCCGCCACGACGCCTTCGGTCACGCAGTGGTGACTGCGAACGGCGCCTGTCCCGCGGCGGAGTCCGCGGCCGCCGGTTCCTCcggtcctcctcttcttcttcctcctcctcctcctcctcctcatctccctTCTCTGCTGCTATCTCCGCCCGCAGCTCCTGCGCTGTCCTGGCCGCCGCCTCCGCGGCTGCTGCAGCCTGCTGTGCCGCCTTGacagccagcgccgccgcctcctctgctGCCTTCAGGCGCGCAGCCCTGCCAGAGGGGTCGCCCAGCTCGCCCTCAGTGGCTCCCTTGGTCTTCCTAGCCCGGCGCTCAGAGGAGGTTGACGTCATGGAGAAGATGAGAAGGTGAGAAGGTGTCTAAcctaggctctgataccaattgttggaggtAACAGAGAAATAATCAGCCAGGGCAACTCTCCCAGGCGACTGCATTGCAATATATAGAGGATAAGTACTGCATTGATTACATACAGCTCACTAGAGCTTTAACTAGACAGAATAGCTACCTGGGTACCCGCACAACTCTTGGGCTACCCAAGGACTTAATGACATAGATTAACTAAAAACTTAAATACACTAAATGTGCCTGGGAAGCAGGGCTTACAGCTACAGAACTCACATTATTTATGAGCAAAGTATTACTTATGTAAGACTTATTAGCAGTGGGTAGTGAAAATTGTGTTTAACCTACTGCATAAAAAAAGTAGCTTTGAAACCTCCCATTATTTGAATGACAAGTGAAAGTCTCTTTTCAAGAATAATTTTGATATGCTAAAACTATGATTTTCTTTCTTTAGGATGAAAATTTGTGATGTTCGATATCATGTGCCACTATCTACATACAGAAATAGTTGCCATGGCATATTTCTGGCGCTGCCTGTACTAATTGTACTCCAAACTCTTAGGGCATGTACGCGGTTCCAGATCTAAAAGGCCATGTAGGAAGTCTCCAGTAGTAAACCCAAGCTTAGCAAAATTTGGTGAATCCGTAGCTCCTCTCAGAAAAGTGAACGATGGTTCCCATACTAAATCAAGTAATAGCCTAATAGGTTTCCTCACAATAACACTCAGCCCCATTTATCATGTGCCAGCATGACACAGAGGTGCTACTTTTGCTTTGCTTATTCTCTTGGAGCTAAATCCTGGATTGCTTTGGAGTCAGAAACTTTTCTTTCCCCACCAAACCAATTCTTAGATCCTCTGCCTGCAATGGTATACATCATGGTTTTGAGTGACTAATGATCCTTAGCCCCTCTTTGGGTCATGGGTTGCACACACACCCTTATATCTCCTAAATTTACTATATTGTTTGTTTGTGCCTGTGATATCTcagagcttttttgttttgggtgcaacgaagctcggcaacgatgacacaCCGCGTTCACTTCTTGGGAGGTCAGGGCTTGTTGCAAGTATGTGGCGGCGTGTCAGCGTCCCTGGCTGATGTTCACTgtgggaagtcggagctgcttaTTGCTGCTTGTAGtaagctcggcaacgatgacgtgTGGTGGGCTCTGTCCGGTGTGTTAGGTCCTTGGCTGATGTTCACCGTGGGAAGTCAGAGCTGCTTACTGCTGCTTGTGGTAAGCTTGGCAACGATGACGTGTGGTGGGCTTCGTCAGGTGTCATTGTTGTGTAAGTGGGTTGCCTAGGGATTGTCGTCTGGGCTGTCGTGGTGGGGTTTTTGCCGGTTTTCCATCTGATAAACCGCGCGGCCTTATGGTTTTCAGGCCCGGTTTCCCTTATAAACCAGTCAATTCCATTCTACTTAATTGAAATGCAAAGCTCTTGCCATTGCTTTAAAAAAAATCTATTTAGGGAATTGTATGACTATACTAAATTCAAACATGGTGTACCTCAGTAAGTTAATCTAGTGAATGTCCACACTTCAGTAACTAGTTCCCTATTGCTATTCAGCCATGCACAGTCCTTTCTAATCACCCCGTGATATTGCTATCCAGGTATACAGTAGGTAAAATCACCCCTGTGCCTTTGCGTGAAGTCCGTTCAAATGATTTTGGACCTCGAGCACGGATAAGAATGTACTTCCCTACTGAAGGCTCGCAGTATACGCCTCCACACCACTCTGTCAATTTCTTTTGGAAGGATTATTGCCCTATGGTTTTCCGGTATGTCTCTTTCCTGATTGCTAATTGTATAAGAATTTAGTGTTTCATACTTTTCTGTTGTTTTTTCTCGAATGCATATTGTTCTGTTAGTGCTGAATGtgatactttttttttttggggggggggggggggggggggggtattgtTGATTGTGATATTTAAACTATGGTTCATCTATATCTAATTAGCTATGTTGGTCTATTATGATTCACCCATGTAATTAACTATAGAAGATATCAAGTATCAACTGAACGAATGCGACGTTGCTGATTTGTTTAACAAAAGAGTAGGTAATGTGTTGGTTAGAATGTTAGATTGCCTATGTTTTTACTTGCAGAAGATTGTATCTCAGAATAAATTAGAAACTAGCAAGAATCTTATGATCACCTCTGAATCAGTTTGTCTGATTTAGAATGAGTCTGCCATAACCATCATAGCATCGCTCAAAGCCTCaacttgaatttttttttccCTGAAAGTCATGTTTCTCTGTTTTTACTATGTTCTCCTATTTAAATATTGTTTAATTGGTTATAGTTCATGTCAAGGGCGAGGTGATCTAGGGTAGGCGGCCCTCGACTACGGAGTTCGTAGTCTCCAGCCGTGTCTTCCAGTCGCGGAGGTTTTACCCCTCACAGTCGCCTGGGCTTAGTtggagaaaagagagagagattagATTGGAATAATTCTTGCTTACCCTGTTGAGTGCCGGATTACAGGAATATATGGCCGATGGCCCAAACCAACTAGAGCTAATTGCTCCTAAAATTATGGAACTGAAAAAGGGAAACTATcctatccttcctcctagccacGCGCGTCTGGCTCGCCATGCTCCTCCCTGGACGCGTTCGCCGCGCGTTCCGCTGCACGGCGTACGTCGCGGGCCCGCCTACGCCGATGGTAAGTGcgtccccacatgacatctccccTCCCGTCGAGgctcagctcgtcctcgagctggaatgcGGGGTACTTGGCGCGGAACGTCTCAACGTCTTCCCAAGTTGACGAGGCCGGCGACTCGTCCTTCCACTGGATCAAAACTTGGGGCACTCCACGGGCCAGCCGGTAACGCGTCGCGCGTTCAGGCTCGGGGGCGACTGCGCCATGGTGCACGGGTGGTAGTGGTGGGGGTGTCTCCGGCGGCTGGCCCTGGAACTTCTTGAGGAGgcccacatggaacacatcgtgaaGGCGAGCTCGGGGCGGCAGGGCAAGGCGAACGGCGACCTCGTTGATCAGCTCGGTGACGCGGTAGGGGCCGAAGTAGCGCGGCTTGAGCTTCCTAGTTGTAGCCTGAGGCAGGGACGCCGCCGCGCGCTGCCGAACACAGAGGAGGGCCTAGTCGCCCACCTGGTAAGCCACATGACGGTGGCCCGTGTCGTAGTGGCGCTTCTGGAGTGCTTGCGCCTGCTCTAGGCGGTAGCGGATGTCGGCGAGGAACTCTTCACGTTCCTCCATGGTCCAGGCGACGGCAGCCACCCTAGTCTCGCCGGGCTCATATGACCGGATGGACGGCGGGTCTTGGCCATAGATGACGCGGAACGGCGTGTCGCGGAGGGACgtctggtaggcggtgttgaagacgAATTCGGCCCACGGCAGCCAACGCAGCCATTGTCGAGGTCGATCACCTATGAGGCACCTCAAATACATGATGATGACGCGGTTAGCAGACTCAGACTGACCATCCGATTGAGGGTGGAAGGCGGTGGTCATGTGCAGCTTCGTGCCCATCAAGCGCATAAGCTCGCGCCAGAATGTGGACGTGAAGGTAGGGTCGCGATCCGACACCATCGACTGAGGCATGCCATGCAGGCGTACAATGTCGGTGAAGAACGCCTGGGCGACAGACTCGGCGGAGTATGGGTGTGCCAAGGGAATGAAGTGACAGCACTTGCTGaacctgtcggtgtttcggaccggggggtcctcaaccgactagtgaatttgttctgcgtgctcccgattccggatggtgatgcaaagagacacaaggtttatactggttcaggcaatcggcgccctacgtccagtccgagggatagaacttgtattccttgcaccgaagtgctcgtagtagggggttacaagctaagggagagagggaacttgtcccaggtctcggcagggtgccgtggggccgtctgagacgttgctctcaagcggctggaaggtgtgcgtgtgtgtgtgttctccgggcgtcccctctaagtggcccaagtcctctccttttatagttgaaggggggacaagggcagtacaggtattactatgcggcgtcgtgccgccagggacggcatgtccaagccctgtggcctgttcctgtggcggcgtggtcgtcggagtggcccatccttggagtactgggacggcgtggtcgtccca
It encodes:
- the LOC136510177 gene encoding uncharacterized protein → MTSTSSERRARKTKGATEGELGDPSGRAARLKAAEEAAALAVKAAQQAAAAAEAAARTAQELRAEIAAEKGDEEEEEEEEEEEEDRRNRRPRTPPRDRRRSQSPLRDRRRRGGGRYESPQGRVVYRDSGSGTSWPMLDKTNYYEWSQTMKLRMQARDLWEAVEGGPVQFRDDRRALEVIVAAVPKELELPLLDKATAKEAWDAIAATRIGVDRVRRATLQRLRREWENIDVKPGEPVEDFALRLSTLHQQLVLHGDRDIDEARVVEKFLRTVPTKYAQIVVAIEQFLDFEALTLEEVTGRLKAVDDREAQAVTEPVSINGKLLYTEEQWRARLRKEKKGAEEAGGSGFKNQRGGGGGRSRGGGRGRGRGAGRGGGRGEGNGAGRVGPNTCLNCHQEGHWARECPQPRRDGTERGGGGGNRGGRGGGNRGGGRGGGNQAGQQGGHEGRAQFAECEEDAALFLSHGFIEMEQSTPELNYTAQRVEFFEPRARAYLGADDEEMAGGWYLDSGATHHMTGRRDLFSDLNTDVRGTVRFGDASKVEIKGVGSIVFEAKTGEHRVLHGVSFIPALKNSIMSLGQLDENGSKVVIDDGVLRIWERSSGRLLAKVRRGTNRLYVLHMKTAQPVCLAARRDEEAWQWHERFGHLNFEALRRLGKEEMARGMPKIDHVEQVCDTCVTTKQRRRSFPAAATYRAQDHLELVHGDLCGPVTPATSAGNRYILLLVDDATRFMWAVLLSSKDAAADAIKKVKAAAEESKGITMLLIHHSRMA